In one window of Blastopirellula marina DNA:
- a CDS encoding STAS/SEC14 domain-containing protein, with translation MSDNLEIVHLKDLTIVRISGKLTAEDYEKFVPEIEKQIEEFGKLRLLVELHDFHGWTLAAVWDDINFDMKHWNDIKRLAIVGESKWEAGMSVFCKPFTGAKVKYFDHTKLEDAKKWLVEEAE, from the coding sequence ATGAGTGACAATTTGGAAATCGTCCACTTAAAGGATTTGACCATCGTTCGGATCAGCGGCAAGTTGACGGCCGAAGATTACGAGAAGTTTGTCCCTGAAATCGAAAAGCAGATCGAGGAATTCGGTAAGCTCCGTTTGTTGGTCGAACTTCACGACTTCCATGGTTGGACTTTGGCGGCCGTTTGGGATGACATTAACTTTGATATGAAACATTGGAACGACATCAAACGCTTGGCTATCGTCGGCGAATCGAAATGGGAAGCTGGCATGTCGGTCTTCTGCAAACCGTTCACGGGCGCCAAGGTCAAGTATTTCGATCACACAAAGTTGGAAGATGCCAAGAAGTGGCTTGTGGAAGAAGCTGAGTAG
- a CDS encoding leucine-rich repeat domain-containing protein: MCDHKRPSRRRQFTLRTLLLLTIPAAVLCYFGANKFREFEADRRLYLENHARYKKEKHVTEAIFQTGIGDVHFTGTYHIWSTQGEMPDFHWSSHGHNKGYGGVVRTDFYNAKVTPKSLDLLAELEQLKTIEFSHCDLVAVVDDLDRFNDVEKVSISAFESQGTSASPSDTKDVAYVDELSQVSCTTHVRLHGFAISREAIARLIELPRIKHLELSDCPVDWTTDHIYKPPAQLRRLSLRNMEVPIFVIRQITNWTWLEELEFRRCQADLAHIASLAHFVDLKELSLEDVEVSASLMHSISQLPKLQKLKLNNCRIDWSQAESLGSLTQLEELDLNGSNVIDENLIGLSELDALKSLKLSETDITDATLINLAGLPGLETLHLPYTKITDVGGEFLGEHQSLKDLQLQYTDLTDQSIAKLSRLKKLEQLNLKRTKVTDAGVESFDLDDLFVVNLSGTAVTDRALNSIGKGSFTRHIYIAKTSIADGSEADLARINKRFHANIENQWGWYIWYHHEDEFPSNCSCTTGKKTPVSGVDSIDVDKLPSIDLGGIASLVEESSSTKLSDHSQ; this comes from the coding sequence ATGTGTGACCACAAAAGACCGTCCCGTCGCCGCCAATTTACGCTACGGACCTTGCTCTTACTCACCATTCCGGCAGCCGTACTATGCTATTTTGGTGCCAATAAGTTTCGCGAGTTTGAGGCGGATAGACGACTATACCTCGAGAACCACGCACGTTACAAAAAGGAAAAACACGTAACGGAGGCCATCTTTCAGACAGGCATCGGTGATGTCCATTTTACCGGGACTTATCACATTTGGAGCACGCAGGGTGAGATGCCGGACTTTCATTGGAGTTCTCATGGACATAACAAAGGCTATGGGGGCGTCGTAAGGACAGATTTTTATAACGCGAAAGTCACACCCAAGTCACTTGATTTGCTCGCGGAACTGGAACAGTTGAAGACGATTGAGTTTTCACATTGCGACTTGGTAGCAGTTGTCGATGACCTAGATCGTTTCAACGACGTCGAGAAAGTCTCCATTTCGGCGTTTGAATCTCAAGGGACATCAGCATCACCGAGCGATACCAAAGACGTCGCGTACGTTGACGAATTGTCTCAAGTGTCTTGTACAACGCATGTACGTCTGCACGGCTTCGCGATTTCGCGGGAGGCAATCGCGCGGCTCATTGAATTGCCTCGGATTAAGCATCTGGAATTGTCCGACTGTCCCGTCGATTGGACGACCGATCACATATACAAACCGCCCGCGCAACTGCGTCGGCTGAGTCTTAGAAACATGGAAGTGCCGATCTTCGTAATCCGGCAGATCACGAATTGGACTTGGTTGGAAGAGTTGGAGTTTCGTCGCTGTCAGGCTGACTTAGCGCATATTGCATCCCTGGCACACTTCGTCGATCTGAAAGAGTTGTCGCTCGAAGATGTGGAAGTTTCCGCCAGCTTAATGCATAGTATCAGCCAACTTCCGAAACTACAGAAGCTGAAACTGAACAATTGTCGGATCGACTGGAGCCAGGCAGAATCGCTTGGGTCGCTGACCCAATTGGAAGAACTCGATCTCAATGGAAGCAATGTCATCGACGAAAACCTGATCGGTTTGTCAGAGCTTGACGCGTTGAAATCGTTGAAGCTAAGTGAAACCGATATTACCGATGCGACACTGATCAATCTGGCGGGCTTACCCGGACTTGAAACGCTCCACCTTCCTTACACCAAGATCACAGATGTTGGTGGAGAGTTTCTTGGCGAGCACCAAAGCCTTAAAGACTTGCAGTTGCAATACACCGACTTGACCGATCAATCGATTGCCAAACTCTCGCGTCTTAAGAAATTGGAGCAACTGAATCTTAAGCGAACTAAGGTTACCGATGCTGGGGTCGAATCATTCGACCTGGACGACTTGTTTGTGGTAAATTTGTCGGGCACAGCAGTTACGGACAGGGCTTTGAATTCAATTGGCAAAGGCTCCTTCACTCGCCACATTTACATTGCGAAGACAAGCATCGCGGATGGTAGTGAGGCTGACCTGGCTCGCATTAACAAACGCTTTCACGCGAATATCGAGAATCAGTGGGGCTGGTATATTTGGTACCATCACGAAGACGAGTTCCCCAGCAATTGTAGTTGCACGACTGGTAAGAAAACGCCTGTCTCTGGAGTCGATTCTATCGACGTCGACAAACTACCATCGATCGATCTCGGCGGAATCGCATCGTTGGTTGAGGAGTCATCCTCAACCAAATTATCCGACCATTCTCAATAA
- a CDS encoding SRPBCC family protein yields MKRSRLKVGMYIGLAVLLLVICGAIFVATRPNEFHVSRSVEMEAPPEVIFPHVNRLSAWEAWSPYEQIDPEMEKTFEGPEQGEGAVMRWKGNSQAGAGSTKIIQSVPNKSVQIQLTMTEPFGCENDVLFTFVPNGESTTVTWAMTGNVGFGGKLIHLFINMDRMVGGQFQDGLTQLKEIAEKQATADTT; encoded by the coding sequence ATGAAACGCTCACGCTTGAAGGTTGGTATGTATATTGGCTTGGCTGTGCTGCTGTTGGTGATCTGTGGTGCGATCTTTGTGGCCACACGTCCTAATGAATTTCATGTCTCCCGATCGGTCGAAATGGAGGCTCCGCCTGAGGTGATCTTCCCACATGTCAATCGCTTGTCGGCCTGGGAGGCGTGGTCTCCTTACGAACAAATCGATCCTGAGATGGAAAAGACCTTCGAGGGCCCCGAGCAAGGGGAAGGGGCAGTCATGCGGTGGAAAGGAAATTCGCAGGCGGGTGCGGGAAGTACCAAGATTATCCAGAGCGTACCCAACAAGTCGGTTCAAATTCAGTTGACCATGACAGAGCCTTTTGGCTGCGAGAATGATGTGTTATTTACCTTCGTGCCGAATGGAGAGAGTACCACGGTGACATGGGCGATGACCGGGAATGTTGGTTTCGGCGGGAAGCTAATTCACCTGTTTATCAACATGGATCGAATGGTCGGTGGTCAGTTTCAGGATGGCCTGACACAGTTGAAAGAAATCGCGGAAAAGCAAGCAACTGCGGACACCACTTAG
- a CDS encoding rhodanese-like domain-containing protein, with translation MSDETSLPIETTCLDVQGLQKQSAEFLLLDCREQNEFDLVRIEGATLIPMSEIQQRIGELEPQRQGHIIVYCHHGGRSMRVTQWLREQGFPKVQNMAGGIHAWAQDIDPSMPTY, from the coding sequence ATGTCAGATGAAACAAGCCTCCCGATCGAAACCACCTGCCTCGACGTTCAGGGGCTGCAAAAGCAAAGTGCTGAATTCCTTTTGCTCGATTGCCGCGAGCAGAACGAGTTCGATCTGGTGCGAATCGAAGGGGCGACCCTGATTCCGATGAGCGAAATTCAGCAACGGATTGGCGAGCTCGAACCACAGCGTCAGGGGCACATTATCGTCTATTGCCACCATGGTGGTCGCAGTATGCGAGTCACCCAGTGGCTGCGTGAACAGGGCTTCCCCAAGGTGCAAAACATGGCCGGCGGAATCCATGCTTGGGCCCAAGACATCGACCCAAGCATGCCTACCTACTAA
- a CDS encoding YciI family protein encodes MKFVCLGYIDLAKFNSLPDEERESLMTECFAYDNELRQGGHFAGGGALDAPENGVTLCYQADQVEVTDGPFVETKEQIGGILLLEARDLNHAIQLMSKHPGVKMGPFEIRPADEATNLAIAAVAEQFAKDANL; translated from the coding sequence ATGAAATTCGTCTGTTTGGGATATATCGATCTGGCCAAGTTCAACAGCCTGCCTGACGAAGAGCGGGAATCGCTGATGACGGAGTGCTTTGCCTACGACAACGAACTTCGCCAGGGAGGGCACTTCGCCGGAGGCGGGGCTCTAGATGCCCCTGAAAATGGTGTCACGCTTTGCTACCAAGCTGATCAAGTGGAAGTGACCGACGGCCCATTTGTAGAAACAAAGGAGCAGATTGGCGGCATCTTGCTACTGGAAGCTCGCGACTTGAATCACGCAATTCAATTGATGTCGAAACATCCAGGCGTGAAGATGGGACCATTCGAAATTCGCCCGGCGGACGAAGCAACCAACTTGGCGATCGCAGCCGTGGCAGAGCAGTTTGCGAAAGACGCCAATCTTTAA
- a CDS encoding RNA polymerase sigma factor has protein sequence MVEEKSREVRQMVDELYRQESRRVFATLVRLLGDFDLAEEAMHEAFTSAVEKWHEEGIPNNPRAWLVSTGRFKAIDTIRRRVRFDQSLGEIAQRLGDGTSTYDPVDDENIEDDRLRLIFMCCHPAIASSAQVALTLREVCGLRTEEIASAFLTSPPTIAQRIVRGKAKIRDAGIPFEIPTVSQMPQRMDAVLSVIYLVFNEGYSASSGDKVTRRDLSEEAIRLGRLLVQHLPDAEAKGLLGLMLIQESRRAARTTLEGDIVLLEDQDRSLWNQAYIAEGSELIQQALASRRFGIYSLQAAIAAVHAEASSPEETDWTQIIALYDVLAIVGPSPIVDLNRAVAVAMRDGPETGLPLIEAILEQGTLSQYHLAHAAKADLCRRLGRKADAKHAYEKALELARQEPERRFLERRIQELA, from the coding sequence ATGGTGGAAGAAAAGTCGCGAGAAGTTCGTCAAATGGTTGACGAACTTTATCGTCAGGAATCTCGCCGGGTCTTTGCCACGCTGGTTCGTCTGCTAGGTGATTTCGACCTAGCAGAAGAAGCCATGCACGAGGCGTTCACCTCCGCAGTAGAAAAGTGGCACGAGGAAGGTATCCCCAACAATCCTCGTGCCTGGTTAGTTTCGACCGGTCGATTTAAGGCCATCGATACCATCCGCCGTCGTGTTCGATTTGACCAATCGCTCGGCGAAATCGCTCAGCGATTAGGAGATGGTACCAGCACTTACGATCCGGTCGATGACGAAAACATCGAGGACGATCGCTTGAGGCTGATCTTCATGTGCTGCCATCCGGCGATCGCATCGAGTGCTCAAGTCGCTTTGACTTTGCGCGAAGTTTGTGGCCTTCGTACGGAAGAAATCGCGAGCGCCTTTCTCACCTCACCGCCGACCATTGCGCAGCGAATTGTTCGTGGAAAAGCAAAGATTCGGGACGCGGGCATTCCGTTCGAAATTCCGACTGTCTCGCAGATGCCACAGCGGATGGACGCTGTTCTGTCGGTAATCTACCTTGTCTTTAACGAAGGCTACTCCGCGTCTTCCGGCGACAAGGTAACCCGCCGTGACTTGTCGGAAGAGGCAATCCGTCTGGGGCGGTTATTAGTGCAGCATCTGCCTGATGCGGAAGCAAAGGGCTTGCTTGGTCTTATGTTGATTCAAGAGTCGCGTCGTGCGGCGCGGACGACTCTGGAGGGGGACATCGTCCTGTTGGAGGATCAAGATCGTTCCCTCTGGAATCAAGCATACATCGCCGAAGGCTCGGAATTGATTCAGCAGGCTCTCGCCTCACGTCGGTTTGGTATTTACTCATTGCAGGCCGCCATAGCCGCCGTCCACGCCGAAGCGTCGTCCCCAGAGGAAACTGATTGGACGCAAATCATCGCCTTGTATGATGTTCTTGCAATTGTTGGCCCTTCGCCGATCGTCGATTTGAATCGAGCTGTAGCCGTTGCGATGCGGGATGGCCCCGAGACGGGACTTCCGTTAATCGAAGCCATACTCGAGCAAGGGACGCTCTCTCAATACCACTTGGCTCACGCCGCCAAGGCAGATCTTTGCCGTCGACTAGGGCGGAAAGCCGATGCCAAACACGCCTATGAAAAGGCACTGGAACTTGCCAGGCAAGAACCTGAGAGGCGATTTCTCGAGCGGCGCATTCAGGAACTGGCCTAG
- a CDS encoding ThuA domain-containing protein, producing the protein MRRTVLALSCLLMLIWMGIAQADEGKLKALIIDGQNNHGIWPKTTQMMKSYLEETGRFSVDIATTGKNSTEGFSPKFADYDVVVSNYNGQAWPKETQQAFVDYVRGGGGLVVIHAADNAFSDWDEYNRIIGLGGWGGRNAKSGPYVYLDKEGKLIRDKSAGNGGHHGKQHPFQIVVRDSDHPITEGMPKAWLHAQDELYDQLRGPAENMKVLATAYSDPATGGTGRHEPMIMTVSYDKGRVFHTPMGHGDYSMECTGFIATFLRGTEWAATGKVTLPIPEDFPEPNKTSQRPYEPAKS; encoded by the coding sequence ATGCGTCGTACTGTGTTGGCCCTATCTTGTCTTTTGATGTTGATCTGGATGGGCATCGCCCAGGCCGATGAGGGCAAGCTGAAGGCTCTTATCATCGATGGGCAGAACAATCACGGTATCTGGCCCAAAACGACGCAGATGATGAAGTCTTATCTCGAAGAGACGGGTAGATTCAGCGTTGATATTGCCACGACTGGAAAGAACTCGACCGAAGGTTTCTCGCCCAAGTTTGCCGACTATGACGTAGTCGTAAGCAACTATAACGGTCAGGCTTGGCCCAAAGAAACACAACAGGCTTTCGTTGACTACGTGCGTGGTGGCGGAGGCTTGGTGGTGATTCACGCCGCGGACAATGCTTTCAGCGATTGGGACGAATACAATCGCATCATCGGCTTAGGTGGCTGGGGCGGACGCAACGCCAAAAGCGGACCTTACGTTTACCTCGATAAAGAGGGAAAGCTGATTCGTGACAAGTCCGCCGGCAACGGAGGACATCACGGCAAGCAGCATCCATTTCAGATCGTTGTCCGAGACAGCGATCATCCCATCACTGAGGGGATGCCCAAGGCTTGGTTGCACGCACAAGACGAGCTCTATGATCAGCTCCGTGGCCCAGCCGAGAACATGAAAGTCCTCGCCACAGCTTACTCCGACCCAGCAACGGGGGGGACGGGTCGTCACGAACCAATGATCATGACCGTCAGCTATGACAAAGGACGCGTTTTCCACACGCCGATGGGCCACGGCGATTATTCGATGGAATGCACCGGATTCATCGCCACGTTTCTGCGAGGCACCGAGTGGGCTGCCACGGGAAAGGTGACACTCCCCATTCCGGAAGATTTTCCCGAACCCAACAAGACTTCGCAACGTCCTTATGAACCGGCGAAATCTTAA
- a CDS encoding CCA tRNA nucleotidyltransferase produces the protein MPPDLAATRAFSIEVVQQLKQAGFQALWAGGCVRDLLLGRESKDFDVATNATPDEVRDVFGHDHTLPIGASFGVITVNGGRRRGQVEVATFRTDMGYSDGRRPDAVRFSSAEEDAQRRDFTINGMFYDPVEEKVLDYVGGQRDLKNGLVRSIGNPYLRFEEDKLRMLRAVRFSSTFAFDLELATQRAIREFASHIHVVSAERIAAEMRRMLVDNHRMIAVRMLRDLTLMDELLPELDSVVGHALRWSETYQSLERLQVADFSAAMALLLRYACQRSVLNGEPHRPVEPAAAIAARWKLTNDETKTIQWILRHEGLIRRADEVAWPKLQRLLIQEPAPLLIEAGRAIQRAKAISTEGVDYARSRIELPEEDLNPAPLLNGGDLIQAGYQPGPQFQRVLEAVRDEQLEKRIATTAEALDFVKVQWDNL, from the coding sequence ATGCCCCCCGATTTGGCAGCTACCAGAGCCTTCTCCATCGAAGTCGTCCAACAGCTTAAACAAGCCGGTTTTCAGGCCTTATGGGCGGGAGGCTGCGTACGCGACTTGTTACTAGGTCGAGAATCCAAGGATTTCGACGTCGCTACAAACGCGACTCCGGACGAAGTTCGCGATGTTTTCGGTCATGATCACACCTTGCCGATCGGTGCCTCGTTCGGGGTCATTACCGTCAATGGAGGACGCCGTCGGGGTCAGGTTGAAGTAGCTACCTTCCGGACAGACATGGGCTATTCCGACGGCCGTCGACCGGATGCGGTCCGCTTCAGCAGCGCCGAAGAAGATGCCCAGCGCCGCGATTTCACGATCAACGGCATGTTCTACGATCCTGTTGAGGAAAAGGTCCTTGACTATGTCGGTGGACAGCGCGACTTAAAGAACGGCTTGGTTCGTAGCATCGGAAATCCTTATCTCCGATTCGAGGAAGATAAGCTGCGTATGTTGCGGGCGGTACGTTTCAGTTCGACGTTCGCCTTTGATCTGGAATTGGCCACGCAACGGGCAATTCGGGAATTTGCCAGCCATATTCACGTGGTCAGTGCCGAGCGAATCGCCGCTGAGATGCGCCGCATGTTAGTCGACAACCACCGCATGATCGCCGTTCGCATGCTGCGGGATCTGACACTCATGGACGAGCTTTTGCCAGAGCTCGACTCGGTGGTGGGGCACGCATTGCGTTGGAGTGAGACGTATCAATCGCTAGAACGACTGCAAGTTGCTGACTTTAGTGCTGCTATGGCGCTACTACTGAGATATGCATGTCAACGTAGTGTGCTCAACGGAGAACCTCATCGTCCTGTCGAGCCAGCTGCTGCCATCGCGGCACGATGGAAACTGACCAACGACGAAACCAAAACCATTCAGTGGATTTTGCGTCACGAAGGGCTGATTCGTCGTGCGGACGAAGTTGCCTGGCCCAAGCTCCAGCGGTTGTTGATCCAAGAGCCGGCGCCCCTGCTGATTGAAGCAGGACGAGCGATTCAGCGAGCTAAGGCAATTTCAACCGAAGGGGTCGACTACGCCCGAAGTCGTATTGAGCTGCCAGAAGAAGATCTGAATCCCGCACCGCTGCTAAACGGGGGAGATCTTATCCAAGCAGGTTACCAACCAGGACCTCAATTCCAACGCGTGTTGGAGGCAGTTCGCGACGAGCAACTTGAGAAACGGATCGCCACAACAGCCGAGGCATTGGACTTTGTGAAAGTCCAGTGGGATAACCTCTAA
- a CDS encoding acetylxylan esterase → MPMTFTKRKMSMPLLLILILPTFAVAQDPVRILPAGQLPDDARLAPPKDLDGYFPFSPPESKEAWQVRAEEVRTQLKVALGLWPMPPKSDLNLERVNVQKFDRYQVTGVRFESMPGFYVTGSLYEPVGKDGPFPAVLCPHGHWTNGRFYEANDGEIKKQIESGAESIAETAKNPMQARCVHLARMGCVVLQVDMLGYADSQQLSFELVHRFGKQRPEMNTNQRWGFFSPQAESHLESVMGLQIWNCIRSLDLLESLESVDKSRLAVTGASGGATQTMIVGAIDPRIAAVFPAVMVSTAMQGGCTCENCTLLRVGTGNVEFAALFAPKPQGLTAADDWTKEVETKGFPDLKRLYALMGAEDKVHLTARTEFGHNYNAVSRRAMYELFNDALGLNASVEERPYKRLTEKELTVWVGRNQPEYSEEFERDLLAEWTVLSEQQINSLLSGDETAFAKFREITEPALDVMVGRNSPTMDDLEFDVKIKEQREDYLLIGGLLHNDQNGSQLPALFLYPKDNWSGQTVLWLSDKGKDGLFAENGRLKSEVAKLVSSGVSVAGIDLIYQGEFLANEQTFEQAPKVENPREAAAYTLGYNRAVAAERINDIAAMATFMRNHERAPKSVGLITFDPAMAGLASVVMAKDSKAFDFAAIKTDGFRFGKVDSIRSPNLLPGGAKYGDVPAYLAMAAPIPLRVMGEDAESLKWVSHAYEKKNQADRLSLTEDIDVTPIDWVLGQLSRFQ, encoded by the coding sequence ATGCCAATGACATTCACCAAACGCAAGATGAGCATGCCTTTGCTGCTCATCCTTATCCTGCCAACGTTTGCCGTCGCCCAAGATCCGGTTCGGATCTTACCTGCAGGGCAACTGCCGGATGATGCTCGGCTTGCTCCGCCGAAAGATCTGGACGGCTACTTTCCGTTTAGTCCGCCCGAAAGCAAAGAAGCTTGGCAGGTGCGGGCTGAAGAAGTCCGCACGCAGTTGAAGGTCGCTCTCGGCCTTTGGCCGATGCCGCCGAAGTCGGATCTCAATCTCGAACGCGTCAACGTGCAAAAGTTCGACCGTTACCAAGTCACCGGCGTCCGTTTCGAAAGCATGCCGGGCTTCTATGTTACGGGAAGCCTCTACGAGCCAGTCGGCAAAGATGGACCATTTCCGGCCGTCCTTTGTCCCCATGGGCATTGGACCAATGGCCGCTTCTACGAAGCGAATGATGGCGAAATTAAGAAGCAGATCGAAAGTGGTGCCGAGTCGATTGCCGAAACGGCCAAGAATCCAATGCAGGCACGTTGCGTTCATTTAGCACGCATGGGCTGCGTTGTCTTGCAAGTCGACATGTTGGGATATGCCGATAGTCAGCAGCTTTCCTTTGAACTGGTCCATCGGTTTGGAAAGCAGCGTCCTGAGATGAATACCAATCAGCGATGGGGATTCTTCAGTCCCCAGGCCGAGTCGCACCTAGAATCGGTCATGGGGCTGCAGATTTGGAATTGCATTCGAAGTTTGGATCTCCTGGAGTCGCTGGAAAGTGTCGACAAGTCGCGGTTAGCAGTTACCGGTGCCAGTGGCGGGGCAACGCAAACCATGATCGTGGGGGCTATCGATCCACGAATCGCAGCAGTCTTCCCGGCGGTAATGGTTTCGACGGCCATGCAAGGAGGCTGCACCTGCGAGAATTGCACGCTCTTGCGTGTCGGAACTGGCAATGTCGAGTTTGCTGCATTGTTTGCTCCCAAGCCGCAAGGGCTGACGGCAGCGGACGACTGGACAAAGGAGGTCGAGACCAAAGGGTTCCCCGATCTGAAGCGGCTCTATGCATTGATGGGGGCCGAAGACAAGGTTCATCTGACGGCACGCACCGAGTTTGGCCACAACTACAATGCCGTCTCTCGGCGAGCCATGTACGAACTGTTCAATGATGCGTTGGGGCTCAATGCTTCGGTTGAGGAACGTCCCTACAAAAGACTTACCGAGAAGGAGCTGACCGTCTGGGTTGGCCGGAATCAGCCTGAGTATTCCGAGGAGTTCGAACGCGACCTACTCGCCGAATGGACTGTCCTTTCCGAGCAACAAATCAATTCTCTCCTTAGTGGTGACGAGACCGCATTCGCGAAGTTCCGTGAGATTACCGAGCCAGCACTTGATGTCATGGTCGGTCGAAATTCTCCAACAATGGACGACCTCGAGTTCGATGTGAAAATTAAGGAACAGCGAGAGGACTATCTCTTGATTGGCGGTTTACTTCACAACGATCAAAATGGTTCGCAGTTGCCGGCTTTGTTCCTTTATCCAAAAGACAATTGGAGCGGACAGACCGTGCTGTGGCTTTCGGATAAGGGCAAAGATGGATTGTTCGCCGAAAATGGGCGTTTGAAATCGGAAGTTGCCAAGTTAGTATCTTCAGGTGTTTCGGTGGCAGGCATCGACTTGATCTACCAGGGCGAGTTTCTCGCCAACGAGCAAACATTCGAGCAGGCACCAAAGGTTGAGAACCCGCGAGAAGCAGCAGCTTATACGCTGGGTTACAACCGAGCGGTCGCGGCGGAACGGATCAACGACATCGCCGCAATGGCTACGTTCATGCGGAATCACGAACGAGCTCCGAAATCAGTTGGCCTAATCACCTTTGACCCGGCAATGGCTGGGCTGGCTTCCGTCGTAATGGCAAAGGATTCCAAGGCGTTTGATTTCGCAGCGATCAAGACCGACGGATTCCGATTCGGCAAAGTCGACTCGATTCGTTCCCCGAACCTGCTTCCTGGCGGAGCAAAATATGGCGATGTTCCCGCCTACTTAGCGATGGCGGCCCCGATACCGCTGCGTGTGATGGGAGAAGACGCTGAAAGCTTGAAGTGGGTGAGCCATGCTTACGAGAAAAAGAATCAAGCCGATCGTCTATCTTTAACCGAAGATATCGACGTGACTCCGATCGATTGGGTGTTGGGTCAACTGAGCCGCTTTCAATAA
- a CDS encoding DoxX family protein has translation MNDLAPPVPVVDPKRPPTAVLWTGRVLSVLVTLLFLMSAVGKFFVSPQMEEGVEKLGIPMDIMVPLGILEATIALIYFVPQTAVLGAILLTGYMGGTIITHWRVGDNFVFNIIIGVVVWLGIFLRDRRLWDLLPWRRV, from the coding sequence ATGAACGATTTGGCTCCCCCAGTTCCTGTAGTTGACCCGAAAAGACCTCCCACGGCTGTACTTTGGACAGGTCGGGTACTTTCGGTTTTGGTGACGCTTTTGTTCCTCATGAGCGCGGTCGGAAAGTTTTTCGTCTCCCCGCAGATGGAAGAAGGGGTTGAAAAGCTAGGTATTCCTATGGATATCATGGTGCCGCTGGGCATTTTGGAAGCCACCATCGCGCTGATCTACTTCGTCCCGCAGACCGCTGTGCTGGGAGCGATCTTGTTAACCGGCTACATGGGCGGCACCATCATCACCCACTGGCGAGTCGGTGACAATTTTGTCTTCAACATTATCATTGGGGTCGTCGTCTGGCTCGGAATCTTTCTACGAGACCGACGACTGTGGGACCTTCTCCCCTGGCGACGCGTGTAG
- a CDS encoding PcfJ domain-containing protein, producing MDYETSDEPFWESVLRFLIRNMPLCLDEVQEIVNFVNEQKFEAGEYAWGHGGGTSPLQPELTLKGRTLRSLRRHMANWRQDILKKRPELAKKSFDWPRSEFAPLVHHDGDAKWLIFELLSDRALKLEGNAMNHCVYDYVGECLERTSSIWSVRIQRSGTPKRMVTIEVDPKTRKIVQARGKCNSTPTLESKQVLRFWAEREGLTLTSV from the coding sequence TTGGATTACGAGACGAGTGATGAACCGTTCTGGGAATCGGTGCTACGGTTCTTGATTCGTAACATGCCGTTGTGTTTGGACGAAGTGCAAGAGATCGTGAACTTTGTAAACGAACAGAAGTTCGAGGCTGGTGAATATGCTTGGGGTCACGGTGGAGGGACTTCGCCTCTTCAGCCAGAATTGACACTGAAAGGTCGGACGCTGCGGTCCCTCCGGCGGCACATGGCAAATTGGCGGCAAGACATCCTGAAGAAACGCCCAGAGTTGGCCAAAAAGTCTTTTGATTGGCCACGGTCCGAGTTCGCGCCGCTTGTCCATCATGACGGAGATGCAAAATGGCTAATCTTTGAACTGCTCAGTGATCGTGCCCTTAAGCTCGAGGGCAACGCCATGAATCATTGTGTTTACGATTACGTGGGAGAGTGCCTTGAACGAACATCCTCAATTTGGTCGGTGAGGATTCAACGAAGCGGTACTCCCAAACGCATGGTGACGATCGAGGTCGATCCGAAGACGAGGAAGATTGTGCAAGCCCGGGGAAAATGTAACAGCACACCGACGCTAGAGTCGAAGCAAGTGCTCAGATTTTGGGCCGAGCGAGAAGGGCTAACTCTCACGAGCGTCTAA
- a CDS encoding DUF1579 domain-containing protein gives MQIDIRPEHHWLSNLIGKWTMEAEMDMGPEQPKLITKGTEEVRALGEAWIVCEGEGEEAECGMGLSQFTLGFDPSQNCFVGTFLSSKMTYLWIYENGRLDDAGKVLTLDATGPSFTGEGTARYQDMIEIIEDGHRTLKSQVLDENEVWHHFMTAHYYRQG, from the coding sequence ATGCAGATCGACATTCGACCAGAGCATCACTGGCTTTCCAATCTGATCGGTAAATGGACGATGGAAGCGGAAATGGATATGGGGCCGGAACAGCCTAAGTTGATCACCAAGGGAACGGAAGAAGTTCGCGCTTTGGGAGAGGCCTGGATCGTGTGTGAAGGGGAGGGTGAGGAGGCGGAATGCGGGATGGGATTATCGCAATTCACGTTGGGATTCGATCCGTCGCAGAACTGTTTCGTGGGGACGTTCCTCAGTTCCAAGATGACGTACTTGTGGATCTATGAAAATGGTCGTCTCGACGATGCTGGAAAAGTGCTGACTCTTGACGCGACCGGCCCCAGCTTTACCGGAGAAGGGACTGCGCGATACCAGGATATGATCGAAATCATTGAAGATGGACACCGAACCCTCAAGTCGCAAGTTCTCGATGAAAACGAAGTGTGGCATCACTTCATGACGGCCCATTACTACCGCCAAGGATAG